The nucleotide window CAACACCGATAATTTCAGTGATTTTAACCAGGAAATTATTTTCTTCAAGAACTTCTTTTCCTTTTAAAGGATCGTCGACAACAAGTCTTAAAATACCGAATTCGGAAGTGTCTGCCATACACATTGCTCTTATGTTAATGCCATTTTCTGATAAGACTTCAAGAGGTTTGGACAGGCTTCCCATTCTGTTTTGTAAAAATATTGATAGCTGTTTGATTTTCATGTTTTCACCTAATGTAAATTCCTTTCGTCAATTACTCTTTTTGCTTTTCCTTCAAATCTTGGTAGTGTTTTTGGTTCTACTAGTGTTACTTTTACTCTGATTCCTG belongs to uncultured Methanobrevibacter sp. and includes:
- a CDS encoding acetolactate synthase, coding for MKIKQLSIFLQNRMGSLSKPLEVLSENGINIRAMCMADTSEFGILRLVVDDPLKGKEVLEENNFLVKITEIIGVEMNDTPGGLTDVLKVIKDNEIDLEYLYAFTHDKVDKAILLLHAEDINKLIKVIEDNGIVIVPSAEVYDL